A window from Citrus sinensis cultivar Valencia sweet orange chromosome 3, DVS_A1.0, whole genome shotgun sequence encodes these proteins:
- the LOC127901038 gene encoding BTB/POZ domain-containing protein POB1-like isoform X1: MRDVNTDLFDPRTEMDSDISRIASSSDGDFGFAFNDSNFSDRLLRIEIMGDPPESRSDGEGCTSIADWARDRKRRRADTQKDNGLDLSACPEEQILNQPDMDDCVGCENQDEEVEAMIEGSPSGDEAANGNESSWSMDCSTVVRVKTLHISSPILAAKSPFFYKLFSNGMKESEQRHVALRINASEEAALMELLNFMYSNTLSTTAAPALLDVLMAADKFEVASCMRYCSRLLRNMPMTPESALLYLELPSSVLMGEAVQPLTDAARQYLASRYKDMTKFQDEVMALPLAGVEAILSSDDLQIASEDAVYDFVLKWARAQYPRVEERREVLGSRLARFIRFPHMTCRKLKKVLTCNDFDHDVASKLVLEALFFKAEAPHRQRTLAAEESVTLNRRFVERAYKYRPVKVVEFERPRQQCVVYLDLKREECENLFPSGRVYSQAFHLGGQGFFLSAHCNMDQQSSFHCFGLFLGMQEKGSVSFAVDYEFAARSKPTEEFVSKYKGNYTFTGGKAVGYRNLFAIPWTSFMADDSLYFINGILHLRAELTIRH; this comes from the exons ATGAGAGACGTGAACACGGATCTATTTGACCCGAGAACAGAAATGGATTCGGATATCTCGCGTATTGCTTCTTCCTCCGATGGAGATTTTGGGTTCGCTTTTAATGATAGTAATTTCTCAGACCGGCTTCTTCGGATCGAGATCATGGGTGACCCTCCGGAGAGCAGGTCCGACGGAGAGGGGTGCACTAGTATCGCCGATTGGGCTAGGGACCGTAAGAGGCGAAGAGCAGACACCCAGAAGGACAACg GTTTGGATCTCTCTGCTTGCCCTGAGGAGCAGATTTTAAACCAGCCCGATATGGATGATTGTGTGGGCTGTGAAAACCAAGATGAGGAAGTGGAGGCAATGATTGAAGGGTCACCCTCAG GTGATGAAGCTGCAAATGGAAATGAGTCAAGCTGGAGCATGGATTGTTCTACAGTTGTGAGAGTTAAAACATTACACATAAGCTCTCCAATCTTAGCGGCAAAAAGTCCATTTTTCTACAAA CTATTCTCAAATGGGATGAAGGAGTCAGAACAACGACATGTAGCGCTGCGTATCAATGCATCTG AGGAAGCTGCCCTCATGGAACTTCTGAATTTTATGTACAGCAATACTTTATCGACTACTGCAGCTCCTGCATTGCTTGATGTGCTTATGGCTGCGGACAAGTTTGAGGTTGCTTCATGCATGCGATACTGCAGCCGTCTATTGAGGAATATGCCCATGACTCCAGAGTCTGCATTGCTTTATCTGGAGCTTCCCTCCAGTGTCCTGATGGGTGAAGCAGTCCAGCCATTGACCGATGCTGCGAGACAGTACCTTGCATCTCGATATAAGGACATGACCAA GTTCCAAGATGAGGTAATGGCCTTGCCCCTTGCTGGAGTTGAGGCAATATTGTCTAGTGATGATCTTCAAATTGCTTCTGAAGATGCTGTATATGATTTTGTGTTAAAGTGGGCCAGAGCCCAGTACCCGAGAGTGGAGGAGCGACGTGAGGTTTTGGGCTCACGTCTTGCACGCTTCATTCGCTTTCCTCACATGACCTGCCGGAAGCTAAAGAAGGTTTTAACCTGTAATGACTTTGATCATGATGTTGCGTCCAAGTTAGTGCTTGAAGCTCTGTTCTTTAAGGCTGAAGCCCCACATCGACAACGAACCTTGGCGGCAGAGGAGTCGGTCACCTTGAATCGACGCTTTGTTGAACGTGCATACAAGTATCGGCCCGTCAAAGTAGTAGAATTTGAGCGTCCTCGGCAACAATGTGTGGTTTACCTGGACTTGAAGCGGGAGGAGTGTGAAAATTTGTTCCCATCTGGACGCGTCTACTCTCAAGCATTTCACTTGGGTGGGCAAGGGTTCTTCCTCTCTGCACACTGCAACATGGACCAGCAGAGCTCTTTCCATTGTTTTGGGTTGTTCTTGGGGATGCAGGAAAAGGGGTCAGTGAGTTTTGCTGTGGATTACGAGTTTGCAGCCAGGTCAAAGCCTACTGAGGAGTTTGTTAGCAAATACAAAGGCAACTACACATTCACTGGAGGCAAGGCAGTTGGATACCGAAACTTATTTGCCATACCATGGACATCCTTCATGGCGGATGATAGTCTTTACTTCATCAATGGTATCCTCCACCTCAGGGCTGAGCTTACTATCAGGCACTGA
- the LOC127901038 gene encoding BTB/POZ domain-containing protein POB1-like isoform X2, which produces MRSLDLSACPEEQILNQPDMDDCVGCENQDEEVEAMIEGSPSGDEAANGNESSWSMDCSTVVRVKTLHISSPILAAKSPFFYKLFSNGMKESEQRHVALRINASEEAALMELLNFMYSNTLSTTAAPALLDVLMAADKFEVASCMRYCSRLLRNMPMTPESALLYLELPSSVLMGEAVQPLTDAARQYLASRYKDMTKFQDEVMALPLAGVEAILSSDDLQIASEDAVYDFVLKWARAQYPRVEERREVLGSRLARFIRFPHMTCRKLKKVLTCNDFDHDVASKLVLEALFFKAEAPHRQRTLAAEESVTLNRRFVERAYKYRPVKVVEFERPRQQCVVYLDLKREECENLFPSGRVYSQAFHLGGQGFFLSAHCNMDQQSSFHCFGLFLGMQEKGSVSFAVDYEFAARSKPTEEFVSKYKGNYTFTGGKAVGYRNLFAIPWTSFMADDSLYFINGILHLRAELTIRH; this is translated from the exons ATGAGGA GTTTGGATCTCTCTGCTTGCCCTGAGGAGCAGATTTTAAACCAGCCCGATATGGATGATTGTGTGGGCTGTGAAAACCAAGATGAGGAAGTGGAGGCAATGATTGAAGGGTCACCCTCAG GTGATGAAGCTGCAAATGGAAATGAGTCAAGCTGGAGCATGGATTGTTCTACAGTTGTGAGAGTTAAAACATTACACATAAGCTCTCCAATCTTAGCGGCAAAAAGTCCATTTTTCTACAAA CTATTCTCAAATGGGATGAAGGAGTCAGAACAACGACATGTAGCGCTGCGTATCAATGCATCTG AGGAAGCTGCCCTCATGGAACTTCTGAATTTTATGTACAGCAATACTTTATCGACTACTGCAGCTCCTGCATTGCTTGATGTGCTTATGGCTGCGGACAAGTTTGAGGTTGCTTCATGCATGCGATACTGCAGCCGTCTATTGAGGAATATGCCCATGACTCCAGAGTCTGCATTGCTTTATCTGGAGCTTCCCTCCAGTGTCCTGATGGGTGAAGCAGTCCAGCCATTGACCGATGCTGCGAGACAGTACCTTGCATCTCGATATAAGGACATGACCAA GTTCCAAGATGAGGTAATGGCCTTGCCCCTTGCTGGAGTTGAGGCAATATTGTCTAGTGATGATCTTCAAATTGCTTCTGAAGATGCTGTATATGATTTTGTGTTAAAGTGGGCCAGAGCCCAGTACCCGAGAGTGGAGGAGCGACGTGAGGTTTTGGGCTCACGTCTTGCACGCTTCATTCGCTTTCCTCACATGACCTGCCGGAAGCTAAAGAAGGTTTTAACCTGTAATGACTTTGATCATGATGTTGCGTCCAAGTTAGTGCTTGAAGCTCTGTTCTTTAAGGCTGAAGCCCCACATCGACAACGAACCTTGGCGGCAGAGGAGTCGGTCACCTTGAATCGACGCTTTGTTGAACGTGCATACAAGTATCGGCCCGTCAAAGTAGTAGAATTTGAGCGTCCTCGGCAACAATGTGTGGTTTACCTGGACTTGAAGCGGGAGGAGTGTGAAAATTTGTTCCCATCTGGACGCGTCTACTCTCAAGCATTTCACTTGGGTGGGCAAGGGTTCTTCCTCTCTGCACACTGCAACATGGACCAGCAGAGCTCTTTCCATTGTTTTGGGTTGTTCTTGGGGATGCAGGAAAAGGGGTCAGTGAGTTTTGCTGTGGATTACGAGTTTGCAGCCAGGTCAAAGCCTACTGAGGAGTTTGTTAGCAAATACAAAGGCAACTACACATTCACTGGAGGCAAGGCAGTTGGATACCGAAACTTATTTGCCATACCATGGACATCCTTCATGGCGGATGATAGTCTTTACTTCATCAATGGTATCCTCCACCTCAGGGCTGAGCTTACTATCAGGCACTGA
- the LOC127901510 gene encoding uncharacterized protein At5g41620-like: protein MERGEAKGESAEQKKQELKMKVKKLKKGGIQVGKRSGPSTPSPIWRLEFTSLNRPIVQEFLDPNNIPTTTTVSARKLCATLWEIHPQPHHHHTSLAKMPNPKSSHFNHNSRPFNLPNYVRHPPTCSPHPHPRQPESASGSRRHLSASLMKHHESVERNGHALQPVSPASYDNSMEVAAYNPAVTPTSSLDSRGKLGKPRYNLKTSTELLTVLNRIWSLEEQHVSDIALVKALKMELDHSQTKIKELLQEKQTERQEVNDLMKQVAEEKIIRKDKERNRIKAAVQSWKDELEDERKLRKCSESLHRKLARDLSDMKSSFSNILKELERERKARILLENLCDEFAKGIRDYEEEVRLLRHKPEMDHAHMKNADRLILHISESWLDERMQMKIAETQNSLSDKNTILDKLRLDIENFLQAKHFSKSRTGGSLSTNEQKKSHSSRHSTESFPLNEAVSAPRDTVNEEYSTDVDLQVLELNKSASRKQSRGSSKQHGDSARKGHLEELVNSNSGKKKVRSRKRNKGHNLSSLPGWFHEQVTRTESQFPDWERGELEGETGATEESKHNGAGGLKLNHVVDDLIRNHSLSSEGDKVHPETDLKEDSHVQSLFTSHGSPVQKWMSKLTSPDFEKSESSLKVPRGLKVNTLKEKLLEARLEAQHSCSKPSKSSF, encoded by the exons ATGGAAAGAGGAGAAGCAAAAGGAGAGTCGGCGGAGCAGAAAAAGCAGGAATTGAAAATGAAGGTGAAAAAGTTGAAGAAAGGCGGGATTCAGGTGGGGAAGAGATCAGGTCCCTCTACTCCTTCCCCGATATGGAGGCTTGAATTCACATCTTTAAACAGGCCCATTGTTCAAGAATTTCTCGATCCTAATAATATTCCCACAACGACTACTGTGTCTGCTAGAAAACTTTGTGCCACCCTCTGGGAAATTCACCCCCAACCCCACCACCACCATACCTCACTTGCCAAAATGCCAAACCCAAAATCATCACATTTTAACCACAATAGCAGGCCTTTTAATCTTCCAAACTATGTCCGTCACCCCCCTACTTGTTCACCTCATCCTCACCCTCGCCAG CCAGAGAGTGCTAGTGGCTCAAGGAGGCACCTCAGTGCATCATTGATGAAACACCATGAATCAGTCGAAAGGAATGGTCATGCTCTGCAGCCTGTATCTCCTGCCAGTTATGATAACTCAATGGAG GTGGCTGCTTACAACCCAGCAGTTACTCCCACCAGTTCTTTGGATTCTCGGGGTAAGCTTGGTAAGCCTAGGTATAACCTTAAAACATCCACGGAGTTACTGACGGTGCTTAATCGAATCTGGAGTCTTGAAGAACAGCATGTATCTGATATAGCCTTGGTGAAAGCTTTAAAAATGGAACTAGATCATTCTCAGACCAAAATAAAGGAGTTGCTGCAAGAGAAGCAAACAGAAAGGCAAGAAGTGAATGATTTGATGAAGCAAGTTGCGGAGGAAAAAATTATCAGGAAAGACAAGGAGCGAAATAGAATCAAAGCTGCCGTTCAGTCATGGAAAGATGAGCTTGAAGATGAGAGGAAGCTACGGAAATGCTCAGAAAGTCTGCATCGGAAGCTAGCTCGAGATCTCTCTGATATGAAATCATCTTTCTCCAATATTCTGAAAGAACTTGAAAGAGAAAGGAAAGCAAGGATTCTACTGGAGAACTTGTGCGATGAGTTCGCCAAGGGAATTAGGGATTATGAAGAAGAGGTGCGATTACTAAGACACAAGCCAGAGATGGATCATGCTCATATGAAAAATGCTGACAGGTTAATCCTCCATATTTCGGAATCTTGGCTTGATGAGCGGATGCAAATGAAGATTGCAGAAACACAAAATAGTCTCTCAGATAAAAATACAATTCTGGACAAGCTACGTCTTGATATAGAGAATTTCCTTCAAGCTAAGCACTTCTCTAAATCAAGGACCGGTGGTAGCTTGTCCACAAATGAGCAAAAGAAAAGTCATTCCTCTCGTCATTCTACAGAGTCATTTCCCTTGAATGAGGCTGTAAGTGCTCCTCGAGACACTGTTAATGAAGAATATTCTACTGATGtcgatttacaagttttagaACTAAACAAGAGTGCAAGCAGGAAACAAAGCAGAGGCAGCTCTAAACAGCATGGGGATAGTGCAAGAAAAGGGCATCTTGAAGAATTGGTAAATTCAAATTCAGGAAAGAAAAAGGTTAGGTCAAGGAAAAGGAATAAGGGTCATAACTTGTCCAGTTTACCAGGATGGTTCCATGAACAAGTGACTAGAACCGAGTCCCAGTTTCCAGATTGGGAACGGGGTGAGCTAGAAGGAGAGACTGGGGCTACCGAAGAAAGCAAACACAATGGAGCTGGTGGATTGAAATTAAATCACGTGGTTGATGACTTAATCAGAAATCATTCCTTATCATCAGAAGGCGATAAGGTTCATCCTGAGACTGATTTAAAGGAAGATTCTCATGTTCAGTCCTTATTCACTAGTCATGGAAGTCCAGTGCAGAAGTGGATGTCAAAATTGACGTCcccagattttgaaaaatccgAATCTTCTTTGAAAGTACCTAGAGGCTTGAAGGTGAATACCCTGAAGGAGAAATTACTGGAAGCAAGGTTAGAAGCTCAGCACTCTTGTTCAAAACCCTCTAAAAGTTCCTTCTAA